The Lemur catta isolate mLemCat1 chromosome 8, mLemCat1.pri, whole genome shotgun sequence genome has a segment encoding these proteins:
- the CNOT9 gene encoding CCR4-NOT transcription complex subunit 9 — MHSLATAAPVPTALAQVDREKIYQWINELSSPETRENALLELSKKRESVPDLAPMLWHSFGTIAALLQEIVNIYPSINPPTLTAHQSNRVCNALALLQCVASHPETRSAFLAAHIPLFLYPFLHTVSKTRPFEYLRLTSLGVIGALVKTDEQEVINFLLTTEIIPLCLRIMESGSELSKTVATFILQKILLDDTGLAYICQTYERFSHVAMILGKMVLQLSKEPSARLLKHVVRCYLRLSDNPRAREALRQCLPDQLKDTTFAQVLKDDTTTKRWLAQLVKNLQEGQVTDPRGIPLPPQ, encoded by the exons ATGCACAGCCTGGCAACGGCTGCG CCTGTGCCCACTGCACTGGCTCAAGTGGATAGAGAAAAGATCTATCAGTGGATCAACGAGCTGTCCAGTCCTGAAACAAGGGAAAATGCTTTGCTGGAGCTAAGTAAGAAGCGAGAATCTGTTCCTGACCTTGCACCCATGCTGTGGCATTCATTTGGTACTATTGCAGCACTTTTACAG gaaattgtaaatatttatccATCTATCAACCCACCCACCTTGACAGCACACCAGTCTAACAGAGTTTGCAATGCTCTGGCGTTACTGCAATGTGTGGCATCACATCCAGAAACCAG atcaGCATTTCTTGCAGCACACATCCCACTTTTTTTGTACCCCTTTTTGCACACTGTCAGCAAAACACGTCCCTTTGAGTATCTTCGGCTCACCAGCCTTGGGGTTATTG GGGCCCTGGTGAAAACAGATGAGCAAGAGGTAATCAACTTTTTATTGACAACAGAAATTATCCCTTTGTGTTTGCGCATTATGGAATCTGGAAGTGAACTTTCTAAAACG GTTGCAACATTCATCCTCCAGAAGATCCTCCTAGATGATACTGGTTTGGCTTATATATGTCAGACATATGAGCGTTTCTCCCATGTTGCCATGATCTTG GGTAAGATGGTCCTGCAGCTATCCAAAGAGCCTTCTGCCCGTCTGCTGAAGCATGTAGTGAGATGTTACCTTCGACTTTCAGATAATCCCAG GGCACGTGAAGCACTCAGGCAGTGCCTCCCTGACCAGCTGAAGGATACAACCTTCGCCCAGGTGCTAAAGGATGACACCACCACGAAGCGCTGGCTTGCACAACTAGTGAAGAACCTGCAAGAGGGCCAGGTCACCGATCCCCGGGGTATCCCTCTGCCCCCTCAGTGA